A genome region from Rhizobium sp. N324 includes the following:
- a CDS encoding CoA transferase subunit B has protein sequence MTVDNHPINTREDIKLSNAQIAWRAAQDIADGAYVNLGIGFPEMVARYQPPGREAIFHTENGILNFGEPPAEGEEDWDLINAGKKAVTLKPGAAFFHHADSFAMVRGGHLDVAILGAYQVAQSGDLANWRVGSKGVPAVGGAMDLVHGAKQVCVITEHVTKTGEPKLVEKCTFPLTGVACITRVYTSHAVIDIVDGRFVLREKLAAMSLEELQAMTGAPLHVDGPVADLVVPKL, from the coding sequence ATGACCGTCGATAACCATCCCATCAATACAAGGGAAGACATCAAGCTTTCCAATGCGCAGATTGCCTGGCGCGCCGCGCAGGACATCGCCGACGGCGCCTATGTGAACCTCGGCATCGGCTTTCCCGAAATGGTCGCCCGCTATCAGCCGCCCGGCCGTGAAGCGATCTTCCACACGGAAAACGGCATCCTGAATTTCGGCGAGCCTCCCGCCGAAGGCGAGGAGGACTGGGATCTGATCAATGCCGGCAAGAAGGCGGTGACGCTGAAGCCGGGGGCGGCCTTCTTCCATCACGCCGACAGCTTTGCCATGGTGCGCGGCGGCCATCTCGATGTCGCGATCCTCGGCGCCTACCAGGTGGCCCAGAGCGGTGATCTCGCCAACTGGCGGGTCGGCAGCAAGGGCGTGCCGGCGGTCGGCGGCGCCATGGATCTCGTGCACGGCGCCAAGCAGGTTTGCGTCATCACCGAGCATGTCACCAAGACGGGCGAGCCGAAGCTGGTGGAGAAATGCACCTTCCCGCTGACCGGCGTCGCCTGCATCACCCGCGTCTATACTAGCCATGCAGTCATCGACATCGTCGACGGGCGCTTCGTGCTGCGGGAGAAGTTGGCCGCGATGTCGCTCGAAGAATTGCAGGCGATGACAGGGGCGCCGTTGCACGTCGACGGGCCGGTTGCCGATCTCGTCGTCCCAAAGCTCTGA
- the pcaF gene encoding 3-oxoadipyl-CoA thiolase: MTEAFICDYIRTPIGRFAGSLAQVRADDLGAVPLKALMERNGGVDWEAVDDVIFGCANQAGEDNRNVARMSALLAGLPIAVPGTTINRLCGSGMDAVITAARAIRAGEAELMIAGGVESMSRAPFVMPKAETAFSRAAEIHDTTIGWRFVNPLMKKQYGVDSMPETGENVAEDYHVSREDQDAFAVRSQAKAAAAQASGRLAKEIVPVTIPQRKGDAIIVDKDEHPRAATIETLAKLATPFKKEGGTVTAGNASGVNDGAAALIVASEAAARKYGLTPLARILGGASAAVPPRVMGVGPIPASRKLMARLGMTPEQFDVIELNEAFASQGLAVLRALGIADDDARVNRNGGAIALGHPLGMSGARITGTAALELVETGGKYSLSTMCIGVGQGIAVALERV; encoded by the coding sequence ATGACCGAAGCCTTTATCTGCGACTACATCAGGACGCCGATCGGCCGCTTCGCCGGCTCGCTCGCCCAGGTGCGCGCCGACGATCTCGGCGCCGTTCCGCTGAAGGCGCTGATGGAGCGCAACGGCGGCGTCGACTGGGAAGCCGTCGACGACGTGATCTTCGGCTGCGCCAACCAGGCAGGCGAGGACAACCGCAATGTGGCGCGCATGTCGGCGCTGCTCGCCGGTCTGCCGATCGCCGTCCCGGGCACGACGATCAACCGGCTCTGCGGCTCCGGCATGGATGCGGTGATCACGGCCGCACGCGCCATCCGCGCCGGCGAGGCCGAGCTGATGATCGCGGGTGGTGTCGAAAGCATGTCGCGCGCGCCCTTCGTCATGCCGAAGGCAGAGACCGCCTTTTCGCGGGCCGCCGAAATCCACGACACGACGATCGGCTGGCGTTTCGTCAACCCGCTGATGAAGAAGCAATATGGCGTCGATTCCATGCCGGAGACCGGCGAGAACGTCGCCGAGGACTATCATGTCAGCCGTGAGGACCAGGATGCCTTTGCGGTGCGCAGCCAGGCGAAGGCCGCCGCCGCTCAGGCAAGCGGAAGGCTGGCGAAGGAGATCGTCCCGGTCACCATCCCGCAGCGCAAGGGCGATGCCATCATCGTCGACAAGGACGAACATCCGCGTGCGGCGACGATCGAGACGCTGGCGAAGCTTGCGACCCCTTTCAAGAAGGAAGGCGGCACGGTGACCGCCGGCAATGCCTCCGGCGTCAATGACGGGGCGGCGGCGCTGATCGTCGCTTCGGAAGCGGCGGCGCGAAAATATGGTCTGACGCCGCTCGCCCGCATCCTCGGTGGCGCCTCCGCCGCCGTTCCGCCGCGGGTGATGGGTGTCGGCCCGATCCCGGCTTCGCGCAAGCTGATGGCCCGGCTCGGCATGACCCCGGAACAGTTCGACGTTATCGAACTCAATGAGGCCTTCGCCAGCCAGGGGCTGGCGGTGCTGCGCGCGCTCGGCATCGCCGACGATGATGCCCGGGTCAACCGCAACGGCGGCGCGATCGCGCTTGGCCATCCGCTTGGCATGTCGGGCGCCCGCATCACCGGCACGGCGGCGCTCGAACTTGTGGAGACCGGTGGAAAATATTCGCTGTCCACCATGTGCATCGGCGTCGGCCAGGGCATTGCGGTCGCGCTCGAAAGGGTTTGA
- a CDS encoding IclR family transcriptional regulator, translating into MRETDFVSGFARGLKVIEAFGETRQRLSIAEASKLTELDRATVRRSLLTLAELGYADYDGKFFSLTPKILRLGHAYLSATPLPALLQPHLDHLSEQAGQSASASVLDGTEIVYIARAAQRRVMSINLTPGSRLPAYCASMGRVLLAALPESEARAILARSELKQNTPSTKTDPDELIAEFRRVRAEGHAIIDQELEIGLCSIAVPIENDRGETVAAINIGAPAALVPAAEMKARYLPLLKETQATLRPLLRR; encoded by the coding sequence ATGCGCGAAACGGATTTTGTCAGCGGCTTTGCCCGCGGCCTGAAAGTGATCGAAGCCTTCGGCGAGACGCGGCAGCGGCTGTCGATCGCCGAAGCTTCGAAGCTGACGGAGCTCGACCGCGCCACGGTGCGCCGTTCGCTGCTGACGCTCGCCGAGCTTGGCTATGCCGATTATGACGGCAAGTTCTTCTCGCTGACGCCGAAGATTCTCAGGCTCGGCCATGCCTATCTCTCGGCGACGCCGCTGCCGGCGCTGTTGCAACCGCATCTCGATCATCTCTCGGAACAGGCCGGCCAGAGCGCCTCGGCTTCGGTGCTCGACGGCACCGAAATCGTCTATATCGCCCGGGCCGCGCAGCGACGCGTCATGTCGATCAATCTCACCCCCGGCAGCCGCCTGCCCGCCTATTGCGCCTCGATGGGCCGCGTGCTGCTTGCGGCGCTCCCCGAAAGCGAAGCGCGCGCCATCCTGGCCCGCAGCGAGCTGAAGCAAAATACGCCGAGCACCAAGACAGATCCGGACGAGCTGATCGCCGAATTCCGCCGCGTGCGCGCCGAGGGTCATGCCATCATCGACCAGGAGCTGGAGATCGGCCTCTGCTCGATCGCCGTGCCTATCGAAAACGACCGCGGCGAAACGGTTGCGGCGATCAATATCGGCGCGCCGGCCGCCCTCGTCCCGGCCGCGGAGATGAAGGCGCGCTATCTGCCATTGCTGAAGGAGACGCAGGCCACCTTGCGGCCGCTGCTGCGCCGCTGA
- a CDS encoding 3-oxoacid CoA-transferase subunit A: MDKTVGSTAEAVSEIGDGATVMIGGFGGSGAPIELIHALIDKGSKNLTVINNNAGNGRIGIAAMIDAGMVRKMICSFPRSSDPRAFTDKYLAGEIELELVPQGTLAERIRAGGAGIPAFYTPTGYGTELAEGKVVAEFDGRHYVQERWLKADFAIVKAEIGDNHGNLTYNKAGRNFNPLMCMAAAKTIAQVSSIVPAGGIDPEHVVTPGIFVDRVVAVPHPQQEEELIRAGVAYV; the protein is encoded by the coding sequence ATGGACAAGACAGTCGGGAGCACGGCCGAGGCCGTCTCAGAGATCGGCGACGGCGCGACCGTGATGATCGGTGGTTTCGGCGGCTCCGGCGCGCCGATCGAGCTCATTCATGCCCTGATCGACAAGGGCAGCAAGAACCTCACCGTGATCAACAACAATGCCGGCAACGGCCGCATCGGCATTGCCGCGATGATCGATGCCGGCATGGTCAGGAAGATGATCTGCTCGTTTCCGCGCTCGTCGGATCCGCGTGCCTTCACGGACAAATACCTGGCCGGCGAAATCGAGCTCGAACTTGTGCCGCAGGGGACGCTGGCCGAGCGCATCCGCGCCGGCGGCGCCGGCATTCCGGCTTTCTACACGCCGACAGGTTATGGCACCGAACTCGCCGAGGGCAAGGTCGTCGCTGAATTCGACGGCCGCCACTATGTGCAGGAGCGCTGGCTGAAGGCCGATTTCGCCATCGTGAAGGCGGAGATCGGCGATAACCATGGCAACCTCACCTACAACAAGGCGGGCCGCAACTTCAATCCGCTGATGTGCATGGCCGCCGCCAAGACGATCGCCCAGGTCTCATCGATCGTACCGGCCGGGGGCATCGATCCCGAGCATGTGGTGACCCCCGGCATCTTCGTCGATCGCGTCGTCGCCGTTCCCCATCCGCAGCAGGAAGAAGAACTCATTCGCGCCGGAGTGGCCTACGTATGA